From the genome of Ananas comosus cultivar F153 linkage group 16, ASM154086v1, whole genome shotgun sequence, one region includes:
- the LOC109722631 gene encoding uncharacterized protein LOC109722631, with the protein MKAVARLLPHSPPPLPSPPHRSNYYSPQNPNPKLAHLSFPFNPSSYAAAAAAAAVPRALSSAGAAEQEKPIVVVGSANADIYVEIDRLPRPGETVAASRGRTLAGGKGANQACCGGRLAPGNPTYLVGRVGDDAHGRLIEDALRGGGVRLDRLARVGAAPSGHAVVMLQPDGQNSIIIVGGANMSGWPREPRREDLDLVRGAGILLLQREIPDWVNAQVAQEAKGAGVPVIMDAGGVDTPIPKELFGFVDIFSPNETELARLTGMPTETFEQISQAAVKCHEMGLKLVLVKLGSNGSALFVEGEEPIRQPVIPAAKVVDTTGAGDTFTAAFAVALVEGKPMKECLRFAAAAASLCVQVKGAIPSMPDRKSVVELLQSPALETI; encoded by the exons atgaAAGCCGTAGCTCGACTCCTCCCTcactcccctcctcctctcccttcccCGCCGCATCGCTCCAACTACTACagcccccaaaaccctaaccctaagctCGCACACCTCTCCTTCCCCTTCAATCCCTCCTcctacgccgccgccgccgcggccgcggcggTTCCCCGCGCACTCTCCTCCGCCGGCGCGGCGGAGCAGGAGAAGCCGATCGTGGTGGTGGGATCCGCCAACGCCGACATCTACGTCGAGATCGACCGCCTCCCCCGGCCCGGAGAGACCGTCGCCGCGAGCCGGGGGCGCACGCTCGCCGGGGGAAAGGGCGCCAACCAGGCCTGCTGCGGCGGCCGCCTCGCCCCCGGGAACCCCACCTACCTCGTCGGCCGCGTCGGCGACGACGCGCACGGCCGCCTCATCGAGGACGcgctccgcggcggcggcgtccgCCTCGACCGCCTCGCGCGCGTCGGCGCCGCGCCCTCCGGCCACGCCGTCGTGATGCTCCAGCCCGACGGCCAGAACTCCATCATCATCGTCGGCGGCGCCAACATGAGCGGGTGGCCCCGCGAGCCCCGCCGCGAGGACCTCGACCTCGTCCGCGGCGCCGGGATCCTCCTGCTCCAGCGGGAGATCCCCGATTGGGTCAACGCCCAGGTCGCGCAG GAAGCAAAAGGCGCTGGAGTACCTGTTATAATGGATGCTGGAGGCGTCGACACTCCTATTCCAAAGGAACTCTTTGGTTTTGTGGACATTTTTAGCCCGAATGAAACAGAGCTGGCACGTTTGACCGGAATGCCCACAGAGACATTCGAGCAGATCAGTCAGGCTGCGGTGAAATGCCATGAAATG GGGCTCAAGCTAGTCCTAGTGAAACTCGGGTCGAATGGATCAGCTCTATTTGTCGAAGGGGAGGAACCTATCCGACAACCCGTTATTCCTGCCGCCAAAGTAGTCGATACCACCGGAGCCGGTGATACATTCACAGCCGCTTTTGCCGTGGCTCTTGTCGAGGGCAAGCCCATGAAGGAATGCTTAAGATTTGCTG CTGCAGCAGCTTCTCTGTGTGTTCAAGTGAAGGGGGCCATTCCAAGCATGCCCGATAGGAAATCGGTCGTCGAGCTTCTCCAATCTCCCGCGCTTGagactatataa
- the LOC109722002 gene encoding CTD small phosphatase-like protein 2-A isoform X1 has product MSALKVKKKISKVYTRRKKLHASSKSTKPPKDSRSRIETFQRTAVSVSSCKEASQDAYATTELTGQNIGITETSEFQDACNAASANLLMATQSSIDVICTETMGPTSATCSANLETIFSPNYEHIDSHLRAIYDINEVRYEKPDLPHLIAEDSDEGSCATGDYQSCSFSNFYIPEDTSSLSFDSLMGFTNRIDTADNEHTDSDMVIDMAERYVILPFLEKTVETNNIDDEVSDDTCLYLAIHQVKPNDEETQRNCGSGDWEGNESYNQHVYMGDLPALPGVNSTSCPTCLPKSQERKKHITLVLDLDETLVHSTLEHCDDADFTFPVFFDMKEHTVYVKQRPYLKVFLERVAEMFEIVVFTASQSIYAEKLLDILDPERKLISQRIYRESCIFSDGSYTKDLTILGVELAKVAIIDNSPQVFRLQVNNGIPIKSWFDDRTDHALLQLLPFLETLVDAEDVRPIIAEKFGNKE; this is encoded by the exons ATGTCAGCATTAAAAGTAAAGAAGAAAATCAGCAAGGTAtatacaagaagaaaaaaattgcaTGCATCGTCCAAGTCAACTAAACCACCTAAAGATTCGCGGTCTCGAATCGAAACATTTCAACGAACTGCAGTGTCGGTCTCGTCTTGTAAAGAAGCATCTCAAGATG CTTATGCCACTACTGAACTAACTGGACAGAACATTGGGATTACAGAGACCAGCGAGTTCCAAGATGCATGTAATGCAGCATCCGCTAATTTACTGATGGCGACACAGTCATCAATCGATGTTATATGCACAGAAACCATG GGTCCAACCTCTGCGACATGCTCAGCCAATCTTGAAACAATCTTCTCTCCCAATTACGAGCACATTGATTCTCATTTAAGAGCAATCTATGACATTAATGAAG TTAGATACGAGAAACCCGATTTGCCCCATCTGATTGCTGAAGACAGCGATGAAGGGAGTTGTGCTACCGGTGATTATCAGAGTTGCAGTTTTTCAAATTTCTACATTCCCGAGGACACTAGTTCATTATCCTTTGATAGCTTGATGGGTTTCACAAATAGAATCGATACTGCTGATAATGAACATACAGATTCAGACATGGTGATTGATATGGCAGAGAGATATGTAATACTCCCTTTCCTCGAGAAAACAGTGGAAACCAATAACATTGATGATGAAGTTTCTGATGATACATGCTTGTATCTTGCAATTCATCAAGTGAAACCGAATGATGAAGAAACTCAGCGAAATTGCGGATCTGGTGATTGGGAGGGAAATGAATCCTATAATCAGCATGTATATATGGGAGATTTACCGGCATTGCCTGGGGTAAATTCGACCTCTTGTCCTACTTGCTTGCCAAAAtcacaagaaagaaagaagcaCATCACCCTTGTACTTGATTTGGACG AAACCCTAGTGCATTCTACGCTGGAGCACTGCGATGATGCCGACTTCACCTTTCCGGTTTTCTTTGACATGAAGGAGCACACCGTGTACGTAAAACAGAGGCCGTACTTGAAAGTATTCCTTGAAAGGGTCGCCGAGATGTTTGAAATTGTCGTTTTCACCGCAAGTCAAAGCATTTATGCGGAAAAGCTACTTGATATACTGGACCCGGAGAGGAAACTAATTTCTCAGCGTATTTACCGCGAATCGTGCATATTCTCCGATGGTAGCTACACCAAGGACCTGACGATTCTAGGAGTCGAGCTGGCAAAAGTCGCCATTATTGACAATTCTCCACAG GTTTTTCGACTTCAGGTGAATAACGGGATACCCATAAAGAGTTGGTTCGATGACCGAACCGACCATGCGTTACTTCAATTACTTCCCTTCCTCGAGACCCTTGTTGACGCAGAGGATGTTCGACCCATCATTGCTGAGAAATTCgggaataaagagtaa
- the LOC109722002 gene encoding CTD small phosphatase-like protein 3 isoform X2: protein MATQSSIDVICTETMGPTSATCSANLETIFSPNYEHIDSHLRAIYDINEVRYEKPDLPHLIAEDSDEGSCATGDYQSCSFSNFYIPEDTSSLSFDSLMGFTNRIDTADNEHTDSDMVIDMAERYVILPFLEKTVETNNIDDEVSDDTCLYLAIHQVKPNDEETQRNCGSGDWEGNESYNQHVYMGDLPALPGVNSTSCPTCLPKSQERKKHITLVLDLDETLVHSTLEHCDDADFTFPVFFDMKEHTVYVKQRPYLKVFLERVAEMFEIVVFTASQSIYAEKLLDILDPERKLISQRIYRESCIFSDGSYTKDLTILGVELAKVAIIDNSPQVFRLQVNNGIPIKSWFDDRTDHALLQLLPFLETLVDAEDVRPIIAEKFGNKE from the exons ATGGCGACACAGTCATCAATCGATGTTATATGCACAGAAACCATG GGTCCAACCTCTGCGACATGCTCAGCCAATCTTGAAACAATCTTCTCTCCCAATTACGAGCACATTGATTCTCATTTAAGAGCAATCTATGACATTAATGAAG TTAGATACGAGAAACCCGATTTGCCCCATCTGATTGCTGAAGACAGCGATGAAGGGAGTTGTGCTACCGGTGATTATCAGAGTTGCAGTTTTTCAAATTTCTACATTCCCGAGGACACTAGTTCATTATCCTTTGATAGCTTGATGGGTTTCACAAATAGAATCGATACTGCTGATAATGAACATACAGATTCAGACATGGTGATTGATATGGCAGAGAGATATGTAATACTCCCTTTCCTCGAGAAAACAGTGGAAACCAATAACATTGATGATGAAGTTTCTGATGATACATGCTTGTATCTTGCAATTCATCAAGTGAAACCGAATGATGAAGAAACTCAGCGAAATTGCGGATCTGGTGATTGGGAGGGAAATGAATCCTATAATCAGCATGTATATATGGGAGATTTACCGGCATTGCCTGGGGTAAATTCGACCTCTTGTCCTACTTGCTTGCCAAAAtcacaagaaagaaagaagcaCATCACCCTTGTACTTGATTTGGACG AAACCCTAGTGCATTCTACGCTGGAGCACTGCGATGATGCCGACTTCACCTTTCCGGTTTTCTTTGACATGAAGGAGCACACCGTGTACGTAAAACAGAGGCCGTACTTGAAAGTATTCCTTGAAAGGGTCGCCGAGATGTTTGAAATTGTCGTTTTCACCGCAAGTCAAAGCATTTATGCGGAAAAGCTACTTGATATACTGGACCCGGAGAGGAAACTAATTTCTCAGCGTATTTACCGCGAATCGTGCATATTCTCCGATGGTAGCTACACCAAGGACCTGACGATTCTAGGAGTCGAGCTGGCAAAAGTCGCCATTATTGACAATTCTCCACAG GTTTTTCGACTTCAGGTGAATAACGGGATACCCATAAAGAGTTGGTTCGATGACCGAACCGACCATGCGTTACTTCAATTACTTCCCTTCCTCGAGACCCTTGTTGACGCAGAGGATGTTCGACCCATCATTGCTGAGAAATTCgggaataaagagtaa